The sequence CTTgttaatactttaacttcttcaACTTGTGTCACAGTGCAAACTGTCCATGGTGTAGGCTCACCTGTTTTAGGATGGATTGCAGCTTTGTCTAAAAACCTGATTCACGATATAGCAAAAGTTACTATATGTCCAATAACTAGATAGCGCTAAGAaactctaaatatttttttgaatgatCTGATTATGcaaattatttatgataaaatttatcCGCAACGgatgtttaaatttataattcattttatttaaacttaattcattaacatatgttttacttcattaaatcacataataataaagatTACATTAGTTTGATGTAAACACCCGGTGCGAGTAAGTTTTTTCCACTGACAACTGTTCTATATTGTGGATTCCCTTTTTCATCTTCCCTCTTGCTTTtgtttctttaaattttaaactaagtgtgcttttatttatgaaaaataatttagaatcaATACACATATGCAAGAATAACATCACCTGAATTGTTTAGTATGTGCAAGTTTTGGTTGTGATGAGTCTGATTCTTTCTCACTAATCTCATACAGCTCTTCACTGTTTTCTGGTAATTGCAGCTTTCCATTATTTATTGCCACAACGATAAcctggaaaattaaaaaaatacgatcattttatttttatttgaaatagcataaacacaaaagaagaaagaggagaataaattaattaacctgAAAAATTCTAGTAAGTGGACTGCCAGCAGGTTGTTGAAGTCGAAAAAAAGGCTTTCCAAAggcaaagaaaataaaaccaaGTGTGACAGAAACCAAACTTATAAGAAAACCTTTCCACCAATCTTTAAGTGTACTAACATAGACAACAAATGTGACCCCAAATGCTCCACCAATCACTGAACTAAACATGAGGaaattgaaatatcttccaAGAGCTTTAGCCTCCTTTGGATCCTTTTGATCAAATTGGTCAGCACCTAATGCTGGCAATGCTCCTTTAACCGCACCACCACCCAATGCAAAACAACAAAGTGATGCATAGAAGAATATAGCTTTCTTTCCTGATATGCAATTTGGTTCCAAACATATTGGCTGTAAACTCTTATAATGAGCTTGAATTGTTATCAATGCAAACGCCTACAATAATCACCATAAATTCATCACTTCTTCGTAAAAATAACTTTTGTCTTACCAAATTACTAATATCGAGAGAACTTACTATAATTTCGAAGGGTCCAAAAATGAGGACAGTGTGGAATCTGTTGATGTAAGTATCAGAAATGAAGCCACCAAGAATGGATAGCAAGAATGTTGAGCCCATCAAGTTGGTCAGAGTATTCGCTGATCCACTCAGATCAAAACCCATCACAAAACTGAAGTATAAACCAAAACTCACCATCACTGCCACAAAACCCATGTTCTCCAATCCCAACAAACCTACAAATTAATTTCACAAGTAAGATCTACGGATGGTAGAATATCAATACGCAAACCTTATCCCTATCGAAGTTGTTTTGGAAACACCAAATACTTATTAATGAACAAGTTCATATATAGCtagaacttgaaaaatattcCTTACCAAATATAAAGGAGGTAGCTCTAAATCCACCTTTTCCTTGAACTTTCGATGAACTCACAGAATTATACTCTGTGATTTTACCCTCCTCCTAATAAGTGAACACAAAACAAATTAATGagcataattattttatgttgctttttttaatcaattaaacaaTAACTTAATTACCATGACTGCAGAGAGTTGAGAGGATTGCCAATAAAGGCGGCcaaagttttcttttttgagaCTTTGGTTTTGCTAGACGAAGAATTAAGAGTTATATAATGCGAAGAATATATAAAGCATCAAAAGAGTTAAGAGTGGGAACGTTGCATGTAACGCTAGTGGCataaaatttatcgatttcctGTTGGtgtcattttcatttctttttctcatTGTTCATCAATAAGAAGATGTGGCTGTCTGGCACCTAAGTTGGGTATAATAAGTGACACAATGGCcattaataaattatactaagTACATATGGGTATTTTTATTCACTTATTACTCCTCATTTCAGCCAAATAATTCTTGTTTTCTCAGTTGAAATATTGTATCTTtatctttctttctctctctcttttttttttttgggtgtgaTTTAGGGGCTTGGATTGTGGTTACCAAAAATTAGCTCTTCTACTATGCTAGAAGTGGCTGGAGAAAGTTGGGCACAGGCGGAGCTCCGAGCTAGAAAGGGTTAGGCTAAATTCAACTGTTTTAATCCAAACTCTGTATGTTaagaatatatacaaaaattgaatttaaaactCAATTACTAACATATATTGATATATGTTTGACCAAGCTCTCTTTGCCTTAACATCAATCTggattaaataattttttttgcttctttaaCCAACTGCAGGCGgaacaaataataaatagtagTTGAATAGATTtgaacatttattatttttgtctctattttaaaaatatagaaagcAAAACCCGAAGGAAATATCATTATTATAtgctattttttattaagattaatatgcatttatattacaataataataatatataataatagaaGAGTGATGAAGTAGTGTCAAGAGTTTGTAGTGGCCATATATATGACAACATCTTTTGTcggtattttttttatatatatcaatttgtttattttattttttttaattcattctaaaaatattttttctttattgttaattttttacatttaacttTTTACTTGTATTATGCATGACGTACTTAAAAtcactaattaaaaaatattttcattatattctatatatttttttatttaagacaAAAGCCTTTTTTGAACTATATGTTaagtcaaaatcaaacatacaaattgaaataaaaagaatacgAGATAGATACCGTAACTGAAAAGaatagaaacaaagaaaaaaagagatatGCTGAAATAAATTAGAGTAGAAACAATTCAAAGAAAATGTACATTTGggtaaaactaataaaatgttTCTAATTAGTTTTAGAACATGAATATTCTCATGAACAATTAACACGCTTCAAAGTGGAACGCAACATCACAACACACCTGAATATTTGAGGCTTATGTCCACAATATTAGATCCCATTAATGAGTATGATATAAGGTTCTTGTTAGAAATAGTGGTCCAATAATGTTCACAAAGCAAGATGCTTCTTGCTGCTAACATGGATCGATCCCCACTTTACGAGCACAAATGACAATGATATTTTATCTAGGTTTCACTACACTATTTGGGcttatttaatttcttcttaTTATCTAGGATTCACTATTTTAGTCTCTCTGCAGTTTTATCTAAATCAAGAGCAATGTGAAGCTATATTCTAACCTTACTTTCCACTCAAAGTGTGTTTTAATTAAGTGGGACGCGTGCTATTCACGAACCGGTTTGTGGGCATAACAAGAAATGGGCTCCACAACTCTTACGTGTCGAGTCATTGGACCAAGTGGAAAATTTGAGAATTAAACTCGAAACATTGGAGCAAACCAAGCGTATAATACCAAAGAGGCGGGAAAGCTTAAACCCTAGTACTCAACCTTCAAGAAATTGGCTAAGCTTTCTGAGTTCGTTCTATCCAAAAAATGGGAATCAAGGTACGTCGACGCAGAAATCTAGTGTTTAATCTATCAATTTTActctttcattttcatatactGAACTGTTTCTTTGTGAATTCTAGGGTTTAATGAAGCTTTTGGCTGACAATGCTCCAAGTGGAATGAAGGAGCAGAAGTTCGAGAGCTATTTCGGCCGTAAAATAGCCATCGACGCTAGTATGAGCATTTATCAGTTCCTGGTTTGTACATTTACCttatattcattcattttagAGTACGTTATATCTTAATACCTGTGGAGTTGTAAGGATAATTCAATGGTGAATTGTTGTGGTGTAGATTGTAGTAGGACGAAGCGGTACGGAAATGCTCACTAACGAAGCTGGGGAAACTACTAggtatattatgtttttttggaACTCCACGACTAGTAGTACTATTGTACtctatataaaatgaaaaggaGCAACATGTTGTGGGCTATTTGTTGCTTTAAAGAGTAAAGCAAAACATATTTGTGTACGTGCTGTTATGGTTCATTTAGATAATTGCTTATGCTAGGTTTGCTTTACTTGGTACTACTTTGAATTTTGCATTAAAAAACTGTAGTTTTTATTGATTATAATGGCTATGCGTGTTTTCAGTCATTTGGTCGGGATGTTTTCGCGGACGATTAGGCTTTTGGAAGCTGGAATCAAGCCAGTGTAATTTATTGCTTTAAACTTTTCTGCTGTTCCTTTTGTCCCTCTCTTGCCTTGTTCCTATTCAGTAATTTCCATGTCTTTATTTACAGTTATGTTTTTGATGGCAAGCCCCCTGATTTGAAGAAACAAGAACTTGCAAAACGGTACATATGAGCTCCCTTATATGTTCTTTGTATTATATCCATGAAATGCTGCCTGTTTGCTCATATTTTCTCACCGTCTTGTCTTTACAGTTACTCTAGAAGGGAAGATGCCACAGATGACTTGGCTAAGGCTACAGAGGTTTGATAGTTATATGTCTCTATGATTCAGTATCTCTTTTGGGCTTATTGTTTACTGAATTTAATTTCCTGTACCCTCCACCGCAGGAAAAGGGTTGAGAAAAGTGTATGACAAGTTCTATGTTTTTGTTCCAACTCTTATTTTTCctcatatatgtgtttttcgCATAAGTGATATAGTTGCATTTTGATTACAGAGTGGCAACAAGGAGGATATTGAGAAATTCAGCAAGAGAACAGTAAAGGTGGGTTTGTATAATTGTTATTCTAGGTATATTAGTTGTGTAAGAAGAAATGGTGTTTGTTTGCTGCTCTGTTAATCTCATTGCGTATTAGATGGTTAAAAACCCCTATTGCTCTGTTATAGTTAAATTTACAACCAGTTTCACAATTCGAGTTGGAAGCTTCTAGAACAAAGAGAAACTGAAGACATTGTGGAGATAATATTGAATTTGTATTGAGAGAAGAAGTGTTTACAATCCCTAATCTAAATGTCAACAAGCTGTACAGATGATTATATAGCAATCCTATCTGATAACTACCTTACCTAACTGGTTAACTTAAGTAACCAAATGTCTAACTAACTCACTGCATGCTAACTATAAATGTGAAATGTGAAAATATCTTGCACCAACTTTAACCAACTCTAACCAACTTGTATCTTGTATCAATTCTCAAATTCTCAATAATCTACAAATACAAGATTTGTAAATCCTTACTGGAAAAGTCCAACAGTTTGAGATGCAGAGAGAACTAATAATGTCAAGAAAAGGAAGCGCCTTTGTTTTGCCCATAATCTGTTCAGCGTCACtcttcaatattattttgtacAGATAGAAGTTTAAGAAGCAGGTTGTGTCTATGCTCAAACTCCTAAAATTGTACGATCAATTTTCTgctattaaattttgatttacaACCTTTTTCAACACAGATTTGCAGGTTTTGAGTAGAAAAGGAGTTTTAGAACTTAGGCAATAGTTTTAGAATAACTCTACTCTTGTACAATAGGCAGGGGTGTGCATCAATTGTAGCTACTAATACCAATGAAGTGTTTGAGACTTTGAAGAAAATGACTTCATGTGAAATATGGCATTTCGTTGTATAACATGCTTTGGCTTGTAAACCTCTTGAAATGTTTCGGTTCTACCCCTTTTTTTACATTGTAAATAGCCAAAACCTGTGGATATATATGAATGACACATACCCAATTTTCAGGTTACGTCACAACACAATGATGACTGCAAAAAACTTCTCAGACTAATGGGGGTACCTGCTGTTGAGGTGAGTTGGAAGTATAGACATTCTGGTAGTAGGGTGTCTTTTAGATGGTTAGTGGCATTCAGTGTACCTTATTTCACGTAATGCACATACAATGGCATCTCTTCAAAGTACAATTTTTGCCCCTGATTCAAGAAAGTCTGAGTTTTTTCCTTGATGGTTTCCTTAGGCTCCTTCTGAAGCAGAGGCTCAGTGTGCCGCACTTTGCAAGGCAGAAAAGGCATGTATACCCTGTCAATTAATTAATAGCTTAGAACTATGTGTGATCTGTGTACGATGTGGTCAACCGATTTTGGGTACTTTGACCAAAATCGATTGGGAAGTCTGGACAGTTTAAATGATTTCTGTAATCAATACAAAAGTTAAGGTgaattgaagaaaatggaatACCTTTTATATAGGGATTTTTATGTCACTCCTTTTTCTTTGATCTCCTACCAGGATCTCCTCAAGTTCTCCACATAATATCTCATAAATGTGGTTTTATAACTCTATTTTTAGGCGAATCCCCTCACCCATAACCAAAAATACATCCATATCCTGGAATCTTAAAAATTAGATCATGAAAGACCCGACCTCTAGATCCGCACCCATATCAGACACATGCACCCCagtctgagcaacatagatTGGAATGTCTAATCTATTTTATTGTAAAGGATATATTTAAGGCCTACATTTGCAGAATTGAGTTTCTTCATGGTATGTATAGTTGTTTGCACATATGGTATAATAAAAACTTCGGAGGTTGGGGTGGGGTTGACAATGAAATGTTTCTCTGACGAATCATGATGTGTAATTGTGTTAGATTTTCCAGTTCCAAGTCACTCATTGGGCATCATTACAGATAAGTATTGAAAGAGTTCCTCTACTTGTCAGGTTTATGCTGTGGCCTCAGAAGATATGGATTCCTTAACTTTTGGAGCTCCAAAGTTTCTTCGCCATTTAATGGATCCTAGCTCCAAAAAGATACCAGTGATGGAATTTGATATCTCCAAGGTAAAATGGGCCTGAACACTTTTTTTAGTTGATGTCTTGATGTCAAGTATATTATCTCTTGATTTATGTCTTATTGAAGGTATTGGAGGGACTTGAACTTAGTATGGATCAGTTCATAGACTTGTGCATTCTTTGTGGATGTGATTACTGTGATAGCATCCGAGGTACCATACTTTTCAGTTAGGTCACTGTTTAAAAATCATTTGACTACGCATATGCTACCTCGTGTTTTTTCTGCACTATCCGTAATCAGTAATGCTACAGTAAGTGTCATTTTCGTGGGTTGCACACGTTTTACCTTGGTCCTGACTTCTTATAATCAATCTTACATTGGCATCTAGGAGCTGTTTAAATTTCATGTGCTTATGCTACATGCTTTACTTATGCTGCAACTAATATGGTTTGAGTGATTGGAGCAATATTTCTTGGTATCTAATCATCAATCTATGCAATAGGCATAGGGCCCCAGACGGCTTTGAAGCTTGTACGCCAACATGGGTCAATGGAGAGCATATTAGAGAATATTAACAAAGAGAGGTACTTCATTTGATGTTTTATGGAACTGAGTTCGTTGCGTATGTATGCATGCATTTATTGGGTGTTAAGTAGCTCTTCTTTGCCAAGAGTCATCAATTATCCTGAATACTGAAAaatgaacataattttttcCCAGAAGCTAGTTGAtttcccttgattctcaaagCAGAAAGAGCGAGGAGATGttgaaaatttagaaattcatTCTAAAGGAGCTTGTCGTATTTGTAAAGGGCCACTTTTGCTGCAATTACTCCTGGAGACTTTATGGGTTAGCACTATTTGATGGACTGTACACTTCCTTCAGACAATAAACAATGTTCTAAAACATTTTGGCATACTTCCTTGGgaatgattttgaaattttaagttCATGAGGGTCCATATGTTGTTGGATAAATCATTAAAGAAACGGCAGTCTGGTTAAGCTCCCACTACTTGTGGAGTCCTAGAAGAGCTGGATCAGGTTGGATCTATTGTACACAGCCTAGACCCTGTTGCCCTTTAAGTATAGTTTATCTCAAAATGTACGGTCTGTtgtgaaattaaattttcagTAGCATCTAGAGCTTTGATCTAGTAATAGAAGTGCAACTCGTGATGTGTAGGTTAGGTGTACGCCATGGGTTTGCCGCAAACATAAGCCTAGTTGTAAGTGGAAAAGGGTAGTGGGACTGGCCTTATCTACTGAGTTTAGAACCATACAGTTCTAGCCCTCGAGGATTTCTTTtgttaataaaagaaaaggttactttccaaaaaaagAATCAAGAGAGAAGTATGCCTACTTATTGACTTACTTGAGAACACTCCCTCCTCTCTATCTCTTCTGTCTCCATCTCACCTTTCCTTTTGGTTGTGGTTGGAGAGTGGGTGGACTTGACCGCTatgtttttgataaatttatgtGGGCAGTTTAATTAATCATATGTTGCTCAGAGTATTTTCATTGCTGATCCTATTGTAGATATCAAATACCTGATGATTGGCCTTATGAAGAGGCTAGGCGGCTCTTCAAGGAACCATTAGTTGTTACAGATGATGAGCAAACTGAACTAAAATGGGCTGCTCCTGATGAAGAAGTGATTGTCTTACCTGagaaacttttgattttttggttGGTTGTTAATGAATTTTAACAGAATCTTCATTTTTATATTCTATTCTTATTAGGGGTTGGTTAACTTTCTGGTAAAGGAAAATGGATTCAACATTGATAGAGTTACAAAGGTATCATTCCTTTTGCCACTATTTGACAGAGATTTCTTCTAGATTTTTTGAAGGATAGAATTAACTACTTTGCATCTTGCTTTGTTCAGGCAATAGAAAAGATCAAGACAGCCAAGAACAAATCTTCTCAGGGGCGGTATGAATTGCTTAGAATAAATCTGTTGATGGTTGATAGTGTCAGAAAAAAATGTCGTTCCTTTAACCTCTTAAAAAGTGGTTGATTGGCCATTGAATATTATTTCACCTTGTAAAAGCctttaattttgtaattcttGCAGTATTTTCTAACCATGATCTTTTGCATTGTGATTTGTGTTGTCATTTTTGAACAGGTTAGAATCATTCTTTAAACCAGTTAGCACATCTGCTCCAGTTAAAAGAAAGGTACCATTCATGAACTATACCCCCTATCNNNNNNNNNNNNNNNNNNNNNNNNNNNNNNNNNNNNNNNNNNNNNNNNNNNNNNNNNNNNNNNNNNNNNNNNNNNNNNNNNNNNNNNNNNNNNNNNNNNNNNNNNNNNNNNNNNNNNNNNNNNNNNNNNNNNNNNNNNNNNNNNNNNNNNNNNNNNNNNNNNNNNNNNNNNNNNNNNNNNNNNNNNNNNNNNNNNNNNNNNNNNNNNNNNNNNNNNNNNNNNNNNNNNNNNNNNNNNNNNNNNNNNNNNNNNNNNNNNNNNNNNNNNNNNNNNNNNNNNNNNNNNNNNNNNNNNNNNNNNNNNNNNNNNNNNNNNNNNNNNNNNNNNNNNNNNNNNNNNNNNNNNNNNNNNNNNNNNNNNNNNNNNNNNNNNNNNNNNNNNNNNNNNNNNNNNNNNNNNNNNNNNNNNNNNNNNNNNNNNNNNNNNNNNNNNNNNNNNNNNNNNNNNNNNNNNNNNNNNNNNNNNNNNNNNNNNNNNNNNNNNNNNNNNNNNNNNNNNNNNNNNNNNNNNNNNNNNNNNNNNNNNNNNNNNNNNNNNNNNNNNNNNNNNNNNNNNNNNNtcccaaaaaaaaaaaaacattcaactGAAAAATCTTTATTTAAGATTGCCAACATCATTGCGTTGCTTACTCTTTTTGGTGATAGAAGAATTGGATGAAGTTAtcatttatatgttatatatgagTAAGTCAGTTCACTTGATTAACAACGGCAAATTATGTGGTTAGAAAGTAAGCGCAACATTTGGCTATGTtgtttcttctttcatttcaatCATATCTTATGTTAATTGTTCTTGAAGTCAGCTATATCTCTTGGAATCGAATATTAATTTAGTTCATCTTTCATGTGTAATGCTTTTCTAAAATCCAAAGATTTCTTTCTTTTAGAATACAAATTTGGATTGgcttaaaagttggtcaaacctacttttaagttattttttgcCTTTGGGAGTGTTTGGCAAAgttaatataacttaaaaataagttttaaaatgacttaaaaaaaaagtcaaaagtaGGTGCTCCcctacttttcattttttaatataaaagttaCTTCAGTTCGACTTTTTAAAAACTACTTTTAAAAcactacttttttttaaagtcaaCACAAATGGGCTCATACTCTTGTCCTGAAAAAGTATGCCCATTCTAGATATTGAATTTGTCAATGTTTGTTTCAAATTCTAACTGGTTGCCACCATTACTTTTTGTACGTTAGCTCACAAGGAATCCAAAAGGCATGCCCATGCTTAATGTAGAATTTGttaatatatgttccaaaattATGACTGGTTGCCCCCATAACTTTTGGTACGTTGGCTCACAGGGGACTAAATGTGTTCTTGTATATCCGAGTCCTGTTACCAAGTTTAAGACACTCTC comes from Solanum pennellii chromosome 1, SPENNV200 and encodes:
- the LOC107025745 gene encoding protein NRT1/ PTR FAMILY 4.5-like encodes the protein MEEGKITEYNSVSSSKVQGKGGFRATSFIFGLLGLENMGFVAVMVSFGLYFSFVMGFDLSGSANTLTNLMGSTFLLSILGGFISDTYINRFHTVLIFGPFEIIAFALITIQAHYKSLQPICLEPNCISGKKAIFFYASLCCFALGGGAVKGALPALGADQFDQKDPKEAKALGRYFNFLMFSSVIGGAFGVTFVVYVSTLKDWWKGFLISLVSVTLGFIFFAFGKPFFRLQQPAGSPLTRIFQVIVVAINNGKLQLPENSEELYEISEKESDSSQPKLAHTKQFRFLDKAAIHPKTGEPTPWTVCTVTQVEEVKVLTRMLPIIASTIIMNTCMAQLQTFSVAQGYRMNRFINKFEVPAPSVPAIPLIFMCILIPIYDMVFVPFARKITKHPSGITQLQRVGVGLVLSIVSMAVAALVEIKRKHHSLKDPLHPIHLAWLGFQYSIFGIADMFTLVGLLEFFYKEAPVGMRSLSTSFTWISISLGFFLSSVLVDIINSVTKKRAPSKKGWLVGLDLDQNNLHLFYWFLAILSGLNFLNYLYWASWYKYKTDEIVEPKPKPNLGDSISLSKSVSVSGVPLLKPSESANAMPTIDESSNGPTEEANENSAAASRG
- the LOC107001612 gene encoding flap endonuclease 1 isoform X1 yields the protein MGIKGLMKLLADNAPSGMKEQKFESYFGRKIAIDASMSIYQFLIVVGRSGTEMLTNEAGETTSHLVGMFSRTIRLLEAGIKPVYVFDGKPPDLKKQELAKRYSRREDATDDLAKATESGNKEDIEKFSKRTVKVTSQHNDDCKKLLRLMGVPAVEAPSEAEAQCAALCKAEKVYAVASEDMDSLTFGAPKFLRHLMDPSSKKIPVMEFDISKVLEGLELSMDQFIDLCILCGCDYCDSIRGIGPQTALKLVRQHGSMESILENINKERYQIPDDWPYEEARRLFKEPLVVTDDEQTELKWAAPDEEGLVNFLVKENGFNIDRVTKAIEKIKTAKNKSSQGRLESFFKPVSTSAPVKRKGTKCVLVYPSPVTKFKTLSLRSRPGVLGRLIFPSLELGSNYSVPLSRHFCFGI
- the LOC107001612 gene encoding flap endonuclease 1 isoform X2, which encodes MGIKGLMKLLADNAPSGMKEQKFESYFGRKIAIDASMSIYQFLIVVGRSGTEMLTNEAGETTSHLVGMFSRTIRLLEAGIKPVYVFDGKPPDLKKQELAKRYSRREDATDDLAKATESGNKEDIEKFSKRTVKVTSQHNDDCKKLLRLMGVPAVEAPSEAEAQCAALCKAEKVYAVASEDMDSLTFGAPKFLRHLMDPSSKKIPVMEFDISKVLEGLELSMDQFIDLCILCGCDYCDSIRGIGPQTALKLVRQHGSMESILENINKERYQIPDDWPYEEARRLFKEPLVVTDDEQTELKWAAPDEEGLVNFLVKENGFNIDRVTKAIEKIKTAKNKSSQGRLESFFKPVSTSAPVKRKETSHTTEKGAANKKSKAGGSKKKK